In Paenibacillus protaetiae, the genomic stretch GACAGACTCTTGGACAAAATCAATCAAGCCAAACAATTAATTGAAGAAGCCAAAGCAACTTTTGAATTTCGTCGAGCGGCAATTTTGGACAAGGCTTTTCGTGGGGAGCTGACGAAGAAGTGGCGGGAAGAGAGCTTTGGGTCGGCTGAACAAAACTGGGAGATTACTACTATAGGGGCTGTATGCTCTGAATCATTCTACGGTCCTCGATTCGGTAAGAACGAGTATTCAACTGAAGGAATACCGACTATTAGAACAACTGACATGACAAAAAACGGTGAAATCATACTTAAAGATCCACCAAAGGTGATTATCGAAGAGAAGAATATTGAAAAGTTCCGTCTGAAAAAAGGAGATCTTCTAATCACTCGAACTGGAAGTATTGGGACTATGGCGGTATTTAATGAAGAATATTTAGCTGTGCCTAGTGCCTACTTGATAAGGTTTCGTTTTATAGAACAAGTGAATACAAGATATATGTTCTATTACTTGATGTCACCAAAAGGACAAAAAATGATGGGCTTAGGTACTACTGCAATTACACAACCTAATATTAATGCAGAGACTATAAAGAAAATGCCTTTTATTCTACCTTCATTTGAAGAGCAGATTGAGATAGTCCAAGTATTAGATTCATTTTGGCATATGGAACAGAAATTGATAAATAGGTTTGAAAAATATGATTATCTCAATAAACTGGAACAATCAATACTTATGTCCGCATTTAGTGGGAAGCTGGGAACTAATGATGTGAATGATTCAAAACCAATTGTCTAGTATATGTAAAACAACCAAGGCTGCTTAGCAACCTTGGTTGTATTTTCTATATTTATAAAAACTTCCGACTAACCTTCTTCCCATCATACATAAATAACAACACTTTATCCTCCACAACTGTCTCCAAATAAACGGTTTTTCCCCATAGCTGATATACATATGGCAGCGTCCGCTCCACATATTTCAGATCCAGTTCCACACCTTCGAACTGATGTTGCAAGTATAGTTCTCCGTTGTTTAAATAATCGCCATTCTTCACAACGAGGTATGGGAACCCGCCATTTACACGAGCGTAAGCAAGTTGGTCGCGGATGTTCTCCCACGATTTATCGGTTATTTTCCACTCGGGACCTTTCTTCTCGAA encodes the following:
- a CDS encoding restriction endonuclease subunit S — protein: MSQEELLKKALVPVEEQPYEVPGNWVWVRLGGVTNFIDYRGKTPNKTDSGIPLITAKNVRMNKLNDEPREYISANDYDSWMTRGIPNPGDVLFTTEAPLGNVTQLTNKGKVALAQRIITIQSLVGNNTFLKYLLMSPQIQSEILSQSTGTTVQGIKASKLKLQPIPFPPLNEQKRIADKVDRLLDKINQAKQLIEEAKATFEFRRAAILDKAFRGELTKKWREESFGSAEQNWEITTIGAVCSESFYGPRFGKNEYSTEGIPTIRTTDMTKNGEIILKDPPKVIIEEKNIEKFRLKKGDLLITRTGSIGTMAVFNEEYLAVPSAYLIRFRFIEQVNTRYMFYYLMSPKGQKMMGLGTTAITQPNINAETIKKMPFILPSFEEQIEIVQVLDSFWHMEQKLINRFEKYDYLNKLEQSILMSAFSGKLGTNDVNDSKPIV